Within the Erigeron canadensis isolate Cc75 chromosome 6, C_canadensis_v1, whole genome shotgun sequence genome, the region tttgtaacattttttagattatctcatcttattacaagtgaactattacattgtatatatacatataacagtagggtgtatgttttgaatatatacacctaactATATCCGAAAAgtttgtttgcaatacttattagtttcaatgttatttcggttgatgttttattattatgaattattttgttttactttctattttcaatgatttgggaaattatctttaattatatttgtattattgttttgtatttttattttaaatattctactttcatacttattatcttttagaatttatataatatattaatctgttataaaattatactgtcgattttttttaatttataattacttactcattaaaaaattaatatcaactcaggttttgcgcaatataatgtttctaaaagcatataatagttttttaaataGTACGGAACACAATAAATGTAATGTCTCTCAGGGCAACGCCCGGATAACGTATCTcgttttttataaataactcaatttttgaaaaattataatacttttaaaataataataatatttataaaatattaataaattataataaaattataatttattattaacaataaagttatttttactacataataacaagaataataataaataaatacacttgtaaattaattatataacaaaCTATAGAATCAcgtaataataaatttaaaagagttgtttttaacaaattttgaatTATGTTGGAATTCAAAACTTTCCATTCAATTTGCTAAGGAATGTTGAATTCCTTCATATGATGGAATTCGAAGGATTTCAATTCCTTTTCCTAACGAACCAAACAAGTGACCAAACAAGTGATGGAATGAAATCTGAATTCCATTTTGTCAACCAAACATGTTATGAAATGGAATTCAGTATCTAATTCCATTGACTTCAGTAAACCAAACACCCCTGAATAAACAGGGATATCCCTTGAAAGACCAAATCGTTTCGAGACTTCCAAATGCTCCAACATGAAATCAACATTATTGAATGTAAACATAGTTTTAGCCACCAAACTCAACCAGTGTTAGATGTCACATGTAACtccaataaatataaatctctTACACAAATCTTTAACTTTTTGCCAAATGGCCGAAGCGAAAAAACATGAAATCAGCAGATGATCCATTGTCTCTAAACTATGTGTGTGAGGGGTGGGGTGGAGGTATCGGTTGtatttctatatatgtatatatgaaaccGAATGTATCTCAAACCAAATAAGTGAAAAAGCTAGGATGAATGAATCTATAAGGTATCCCCTTTTGCTTACCTAATTCAGGGTTGTCCTGTCCCTTCTCACCTCACCACAACTctctaaatctatatctatatgataTCTATCTAccataaacaaaaacaagattGTGTTATTTTTTGAACGACATCTGGCGTATACCTTAATTGTCCTTTTTTGTTAAATatcttcaataaaataaaacaagattgtactaatctatatctatcaaCTTATCATATGTCTCCTACTTAAATTTCTCTAAACCATTCGATCAAGTTTCatattctttttctcttttgtcATCAATACCAAAAACAACGGAAAAAAATAAACAGATTAGTTTTTTGTCTTAACCCAAAAACTaacaatataaaactcaaatttttgcATTTGATTAAGGTTTTGTACCTAAAAAACATCTAATTGATATTGTTTGGAGTGTATTGTGGACGACCAAAAAAACAATCACACATGGATTGTTGGTTTTCTTTTCCCTCTAATATCCgtgataaaaagaaaattatttttcatctcatatttttttcactttcacATACATTTTCTATCAATACAGACTTGTAACGGTCTATACACATACATAACAAATCCAtcattaacacacactaaaacacacacaagcTTGAATTCTCGATTTCTAGTTGTTTCATTAAGGTCAGCTGCCGACGGTGTAGCGACGAATCATGGTCTTGCTTCCAATCAGTgcacaatattttttttgttttttttctaacaacttCCAATCAGTGCACATTGTCTTACACACCATGTCATTGATTCTCTCATAATAAGCACCTGCCTATGTCGCGTTCCAATTGCAATTTTTTTAAGGATAGCCGCCGAAAGTAACGACAAAACAAGCTCTGCCCCTTCCaatcaatgtttttttttttttttttttcctttctttgaaCAACTTCCAATCAGTGcacccattttttttaataacaaattcaTATAAATTCCACCCCCCATTAAGCCATTCTGCTTCACTCCATATATACActtcttaaataatataatacttaattCTCATCCATCAAAGAAAGCTTTGGAAAATGGCAAAATCTCCAGAGACAGAACACCCAATCAAGGCCTACGGTTATGCTGCTCGTGACACTTCTGGTGTCCTTTCTCCCCTCACTTTCTCCcgaaggtatatatatatacgtttttGTTATCATGATGTTACTTGTTAGATTATTTTTGATAATGATGCATATATTGACGTGTTTGATGATTATTTAACAGGGCGACGGGAGATAAAGACGTGAGGTTTAAAGTTTTGTATTGCGGAATCTGCCATTCTGATCTTCATTTCGCCAAGAATGAATGGGGCATGACTACATATCCTATTACTCCTGGGTAAGTTTAACTTTCTAGAAATTTAATTCCTACAAAGCTTTATAAAGATGAAgttgatatatttttagaaactaGCAAGATGATAGAAAGTAGAACAAGATTAAATGATAAATTCGACCAATTAGACCCTTAAAGTTACAACTATAGAACATGACCATTCAAGGGCAATGATCTTTCTATAAAACTACTTGCATTGTCCTGTACACAAACATCCTAATCAGCGTATCACATTTGCCCCACAAATActttttacctaaaataataacatatacaTTTTTCTTACAAACAACCATATAATCTTCAATGGACACCCTTTGATGTGGATAGTCTAAAAAGCATGGATACGGGTGAAAAACAACAAGTACTATACAATGCATTAGAATCTTTAAATAACTTGGACAATTTACTGTTTATAAGTGTAATTTACATGATTAACGCAGGCATGAGATTGTGGGCGTGGTGACAGAGGTAGGAAGTGAAGTAGAGAAATTCAAAATCGGGGACAAAGTTGGAGTTGGATGTTTGGTCGGATCATGCAAATCATGCGAAAGCTGTTCAAGTGATCTTGAAAACTACTGTGATAAACAGATTTACACTTATGGTGGTTTGCCATACCATGATGGCACACTTACATATGGAGGCTACTCAGATCACATGGTTGCAGATGAACATTTCGTTCTGCGTTGGCCAGAGAATTTGCCACTTGATTCCGGTGCACCGTTGTTATGTGCTGGGATCACAACTTATAGTCCTCTTAGATACTATGGTCTAGACAAACCGGGTATGAAAGTGGGCGTGGTTGGTCTTGGTGGGCTTGGTCATGTTGCGATTAAGATGGCTAAGGCTTTTGGTGCAGAAGTTACTGTTTTTAGCACCTCCCCTGCTAAGAAAGAAGAAGCACTTGAAGGACTTAAAGCGGACCATTTCATAGTTAGCAAAGACACAGAGCAAATGCAGGTGGGATGCAATTGTTTTTTGAAAGTAGTTGATGAGttgttggttttcttttttttttatttgtgtctGTTTTCGTGCTCAGGCCGCAGCGAGTTCATTGGATGGAATAATTGACACGGTTTCTGCGAATCACCCTATTGCACCATTGCTTAGTGTGCTCAAACCACATGGGAAACTTATCCTTGTTGGTGTACCTGAAAAGCCACTTGAGATTGCTGCATTTTCTTTAATTATGGGTATGGGTTTGCTAAACATTTAATTCAAAGTTTGCGGTGTTTCCTATAACTATGTTAACCAAATCTGtttttatggtgtttgttataACTATGCTAACCAAATTTGGTTGACATGATAGGGAGGAAAGTCGTTGCTGGTAGTGCAATTGGAGGGTTAAAAGAGACTCAGGAAATGCTTGATTTTGCCGCAGAGCATGGTGTAACGGCAGATATAGAGCTTATCTCAATAGATTATGTGAATACTGCTATGGATCGTATGCTGAAATCTGATGTTAGATACCGATTTGTCATTGATGTCGCCAACTCTCTCGAAGCCCCATAGATCGTGAAGATGCTTCCATATAAtgtgaatcatcttcaaacaTCCATTTGATTTATACAATGTCTGAATATTTTCATTCCAGTTTCAATCACTATTTAAAAACAAACTTGGTGTGCTTATTTTCatgatttttgaataaaatttgCTTGATTTAATGCTCCTGGGATTAAAATTAAtgcaatgtttttttttatgtataaggATGAGAAGTTGATAACATGATTAATTTTTGTTAGGGGTCATATGTATAAGGATGAGAAGTTGATTAGGACTagtcacatcagcaaaaaatTATCTAAAGACTAATCTCCTTAAACCAACCTTATATTAAGGAGTAGTCTTGGacccattttttatttaattatacactcacaaatgtaaaaaagaaaaaaggaaaaagcaTATACAACTCATTCTAGAGGGACGAATAACATGAGGACAAGTCCAATCCCATGGTATTCACTTGTCCTCCTAGGGACAAGCATGGAGGACAAGTCCAAGGACGGAGGTATAAGGCAGCTCCTAAGCATCCCACACTTTAAAGGCGAGTTTAGTTGTGGAAAAAGTTTTATAGCTTTCCATTTCCAATTttctataaaatgaaaaaagtttttcatctctagaaaataaataaaaattttgaaaacacgttcaaaactaaaaaaatggaaaataacttgaggctttcaaaatttaaaaaatgaaaagtgaaaaacaataaaaaaaaaaaaaagtgtattcTAATTTTCCATAAAAAGGTAGAACACAGTATTTTCAGTTTCAAtgaaaacatttttcaaaaactatgAATTGAACGCGTTTTCTGTATAAACATTGAAAACAATGGATATTTTCCTCAGCTAAACGCAccctataatttttattttatttatttatttattttaactatttgGGTTTGGATGGTTAAAACTCAAAAGGATATAAGACGGCACCATTTGGGTGCAGAATGGTCAAAaggaaataattttttttacagaaGGTTCAAGGTTATGTGATTTTTGCTCAAGTAAACGGAATGTGGTTTTAGATTACTATTTACTAGAGAATCTTTCTTTCTTAAATATATGGCGACAGTATCTTTAAACTAATTTTTGGCATCATCAACAATAAAATTTATTACTGAAACTACTTCTATTAATCATCTTTGGTATGGGTCGTTAAGTTAGTTGTGGCAGAGGAGAATCAAAATTTTTCTGTTTCTTTTAAATATGCTGAAATATGATCACGTTAAATAAAAGCACGTCTGAAAAATATTTAAGCCTTACAGGTCACACATGATGACATTTAGATATTCGATAATATGTATATTGTATCTACATATTTATAATCACCATAATGGAGAGAAATTACATTGGACATCATTAATTAGATATGTTAATTGAAATTatttattagttaataaatatggatttattaactattaaatataaactagattaatatctggtcgttgaccgggttagacACAAGTAATATATACTTAAATTAAGTACACAAAACATGTTCaagtttatataataaagatataaTGAATTAACAAAAATGCAAATGGTTAACTTTTATTAGTAAGGCGTAACATAAAACgttttaaaactaaatataagATAGTTGAAAAACAAAGAACTCTAGATGTTCAAACAAATAGACTGATGGAAACAAAGAACGACTCTATatgttcaaacaaataaatcGACGGCAAGCAGTTCGTGGTAAAGATTTAAGACTATGTATTTTCGTGCACACCTTAAGATCCGCCAACTTCTATGGTAGTATCAACCTTGgagtcatcaacatcatccattATGTTATCTTTATCTTTCATAGTAACCAATGAGCTTAGTGAATACAAGGTCGAGGGTTCGAATCTCATTCGTTCCCAATAACCATGAGTTATCATGCTCAGGAGTTTCACCCGGTAGTGACCCATTATAGGATGAGAAACCTTGGTACAAAGTACCAAGGACTTGCATGTTCCTTCCAAAATACACGTTTTGAATCTTTCATAGTAGCTCGGGCATTGGAATCTTAATCCTTCATAGTAGCATCATTAATTATGTTTCTATCTACGATCTAGTTAAACAGTTCCACATTTGTGCTATTTGCGCCCATAATCGGAGCTTCATTTATGATCGTAGAAGTTCTACGAGGACCACATTGAATTTCATCCATCATTGTTTCTTCACATTCGGTAACATTTGATTGCAATTTGTAATTATGTAAAACCGAATCAAGCGTAGATGGTGGTTTGTCAACAACCGGGAGCAAGGGGGCACTATACGTGACATACTGGCATGATGCAATTGAAGTTGTTTTTCTTAACCTATGGGTTATTGTTTCCTAAATTATTGTATTAAACTAAGTCATCcgtagttttttgtttttttttctaacgacAAACTTTAAACTACCACTACCTTATTTAAATACATCAAGAAATACCATTGCCAAGATttgaactttagttttttcttcAAGAAGATTAAGCCTTTACCACCCTACCAAAGTGGTGATTGCAATGGGAAAGTATCCAAACAACTTttctaaaactttaaatatatgGAACGCTAGTAATTGTTAGCTCTTCACATTCAGGATCGGTCAATGTGAAAACAATTGGATGAACTGGTGGCCTATATAAAAAGAACCTTAAATTTATTGATAGTCTGTCATTTTGGcaatttttattagttttattggtGGGAaacttttattagttttttaagtgtgtataaaattttaagtgtaaaaaatggttttttaaattgatatcttttatattatcaCTTTTAGGaattatattaatgtaattttgattttttaaatatataattgttgatTTTAGAATGATCAATAATGAAGGTATATATCTTCTAATAATATTATGGATACTAATGTAACATGTAATTGGTAGTATTTAAATGTGTAGTAAACTTTACTAATATAGCTTtgcaatttctttatttttaatttaaatatcaattttatatgCAAGTATCAATTCAGGTATAGTATGGATACTAATGTAACATAGATTTTTGTTAAGTTTTATCAAATTTTGGAAGTAATTACTTCTTACTAAGATACCTTTTACACTTAGTAATTGTAATCGACATAATTTGACTTTTTTCATTCAAATTTGTAATTTTGACTATATTTCAATGCAAATGTCGATTTGTTTTAAAAGTTGCATGTATTTTGTAGTGAATTGTCTAAACTTTGAAGGACTATcaactattttatttaaaaatttatattttcgaTGTAAATTATTTCCGGAAATATGAATAAAAAAGCGGTTTCTACCAGTAATTTCCCCCATGTATGAGTAACTTTTTAGATGGTTAAGCATCATTCGTTGGGTCTATGAATGCAATTTTGATAGGATGTGTGAGTAAATTTTTGATAGGATAGTTTACTGTGATATACCTTAAATTAAGCAAGTGGTATAAATGCATTGTATCTCTTGAAGTAAGAATCATATTTTTTTCAGAGGCTTACATACGTATCATATTggaatttattattttcttacaaTTTTCTTATTTACTGAAGTTGTAATAAAAATTCAATTCTTTATTCAAATATCCTTATAATTAATTGAGATTCAAAAGAaacaacaaatgtataaaataaaagaaacaaaaaactttggaatataacaaattaacatcTTAAAACATCAAAATTGAGATCCATTGAcaataaaaagatttaaaacttCAACAATGTAGAATAAATAGGTAATAAACTTTATTGAATTACATGACAAGATGATAGATTATTCTTTATCAGGTCTTCATCTATCACGCGAAACATATTCCTTTGCTTGAGATCAACTTTGTTCTTACGTTTGATCAATGGGacgtatcatcatcatctaaaagTATATACCTAACAAATTATCCTACATGCAGAGAGATCaagaatatatattaagaaaacatGGAGAAACATGAATGTAAAACACGTTACATCTTTCATCTACTTGTTTGGAATTTGTGATATAttgaaatgaaagaaaaagtcaTTGCTATTTATAATTGTATCGTAAAATCTTCTTTACATTTGTAAAGATTTTCATTGATTACATAATTtgacttttattaatatgtattaGGTAATTTTAAGCAATATGgtgtgataaatatataaataccaTTTCATTGCTTTGTAAGTGAATAATTCAAAATTCAAGTAGGAGTTTGTATATATGGTAAtggcaattatatatatttatggttcCCATAACAAagagaaaataataattttgcCTTCTAATCTcaaccttttaaaataaactaaaatctaATCTTCACcctagaaaataaaatgctaatcTTGGCAAGTTAGAATTAATTGCTACAACCAAATTATGTCATTTTCATCTATCACgaatatgattattatttaacatcTATATAATTGacttaagttttaaaatttgtttaaacttatttataattgaagaatttttatatgaagtgaccaatatatataattttcaatc harbors:
- the LOC122603360 gene encoding 8-hydroxygeraniol dehydrogenase-like; the encoded protein is MAKSPETEHPIKAYGYAARDTSGVLSPLTFSRRATGDKDVRFKVLYCGICHSDLHFAKNEWGMTTYPITPGHEIVGVVTEVGSEVEKFKIGDKVGVGCLVGSCKSCESCSSDLENYCDKQIYTYGGLPYHDGTLTYGGYSDHMVADEHFVLRWPENLPLDSGAPLLCAGITTYSPLRYYGLDKPGMKVGVVGLGGLGHVAIKMAKAFGAEVTVFSTSPAKKEEALEGLKADHFIVSKDTEQMQAAASSLDGIIDTVSANHPIAPLLSVLKPHGKLILVGVPEKPLEIAAFSLIMGRKVVAGSAIGGLKETQEMLDFAAEHGVTADIELISIDYVNTAMDRMLKSDVRYRFVIDVANSLEAP